In a single window of the Elaeis guineensis isolate ETL-2024a chromosome 4, EG11, whole genome shotgun sequence genome:
- the LOC140857267 gene encoding uncharacterized protein, with product MEIEGTKYLRHPPPMKARNRDQRKYCQFHRDHGYDTEQCIQLKNKIEALIRRGYHEKYRREPPTQPLLNRRSQTTEEAVNNQPIMGVINMITRRLDRRATSDEESMKRSRLHDVIIFSKEDARRIQTFHDDAVVVLATIANYDVKRLLIDNGSSTDVLFYSIFSRMKLSIDRLRKISTLLVNFTGDAVTVEGEITLPVIAGIEPQQSTIFITFTVVRVPSAYNVILERSGLNILRAIVSTYHLLV from the coding sequence atggagatcgaagggacaAAATATCTACGACACCCTCCACCAATGAAAGCGAGGAACCGTGATCAAAGGAAGTATTGTCAGTTCCACCGAGACCACGGCTACGacaccgaacaatgcatccaactcaagaatAAAATAGAAGCCCTAATACGACGTGGCTACCACGAGAAATATAGGAGGGAGCCGCCGACTCAACCCCTTCTCAATCGACGATCCCAAACGACTGAGGAAGCTGTGAATAACCAACCGATCatgggagtcatcaacatgatcaccAGACGGCTGGACCGGAGGGCAACTTCCGACGAGGAGTCAATGAAGCGATCAAGACTCCATGATGTAATAATCTTCTCGAAGGAAGATGCTCGAAGAATTCAAACTTttcatgatgacgctgttgttgttttaGCAACAATAGCGAATTACGATGTAAAAAGGCTACTTATTGATAATGGGAGCTCAACTGACGTTCTGTTTTACTCGATTTTCTCTCGAATGAAATTATCGATTGATCGACTCAGAAAAATCTCGACACTATTAGTCAACTTCACTGGAGATGCGGTCACagtagaaggagaaatcaccctcccCGTAATCGCTGGGATTGAACCACAACAAAGCACCATCTTCATAACCTTTACGGTCGTCCGAGTACCCTCGGCCTACAACGTCATACTCGAAAGATCTGGACTAAATATCCtgagagcgatagtctcgacataccacCTGTTGGTCTGA